Proteins encoded together in one Benincasa hispida cultivar B227 chromosome 1, ASM972705v1, whole genome shotgun sequence window:
- the LOC120083633 gene encoding protein ENHANCED DISEASE RESISTANCE 4-like, which yields MSGSAKLRLVRCPKCENLLPELADYSVYQCGGCGTVLRAKVRNQEEDSLSYKSDEDRVGGSSTKSTSTPEKGTVDLSDASDVDFKSSPDSLPSDLIGSEKDKVEVAEKCEEYFNGKTDKWGVQKDINLNIDKGGLSNSMGMKQVDLSVQMNSTMLGSGRELDWQKGETGGMEEGVEKKNSRDDMESVRFSTSNHKEDQTNYRLDFVSGVQELLRNRSNASGADKVKHLEQDRLELLRKLDELKDQLGQSCNLVHNPNQMAPVNCGVKPAKPFYPSGAWPMDGSSGSNASQQLLGPDKCIAGPSFSSYCPEPFPLTNAVEMPAQGYYPSMHNPINTSRFGDHFGSQMLRQNSYQFSCVHQQHPHQYHSGHYVDTSVDPFNHYPPNPPFHQPSCSCFQCQNRYSQVPASVPGSYYNRRFPDVPNNSSLYSHENAAAYGACVNNIRTTNPPLSFRDRQAHSRWPTDFSSEIGGVVGSRPRRTVLVSGGRNCYPIAGGAPFVTCNNCFEMLQLPKKLMMVKNQQSVRCGACSTLISFTVINKRLVFSNHSQADPFLSEVDDSDGQAVRGYNSKVNGYLNRTNFSSDDYDNTVYDFESPDREPVLQAVGTGLSSTKQQEMQSFHPSSSSTSEDEDSPDVLTAPRDATNNLHNLIKTTRSPPLPGSPLQSYFDYSSNNQVANRFAKGNRSSRSDQENVKPNKVTSRQNSLKEASLATEMDVSMNDYSNTVAFQESQDANKEDNQPKANKGGESFFANIIKKSFRSNHADERSRSNVSVNGQLIPYRVVKKAEKLAGPILPGKYWYDARAGFWGVMGGPCLGIIPPFIEEFDYPMPENCAGGNSGVFVNGRELHQKDLDLLAGRGLPTSRGRSYIIEISGRVLDEDTGEELEGLGKLAPTVEKVKHGFGMKVPRTAC from the exons ATGTCGGGTTCGGCTAAATTGCGACTGGTTCGATGCCCCAAGTGTGAGAATCTTCTCCCGGAGCTCGCTGATTACTCTGTTTATCAGTGCGGTGGATGTGGTACCGTTCTACGag CGAAAGTTAGAAATCAGGAAGAAGACTCTTTGTCTTATAAGTCTGATGAGGACAGGGTTGGTGGGTCGTCTACTAAATCCACGAGTACTCCCGAAAAAGGGACGGTTGATCTTAGTGACGCCTCTGATGTGGATTTTAAGTCGAGTCCTGATTCTTTGCCTAGTGATCTAATTGGCTCAGAGAAGGATAAAGTGGAGGTTGCTGAGAAATGTGAAGAGTACTTCAATGGCAAGACTGATAAATGGGGTGTTCAGAAGGATATTAACTTGAATATAGATAAAGGTGGTCTGAGTAATTCGATGGGAATGAAACAAGTGGATTTGAGTGTTCAAATGAACTCGACCATGCTTGGATCAGGAAGAGAATTGGATTGGCAGAAGGGAGAAACAGGTGGGATGGAGGAGGGGGTTGAGAAGAAGAACTCAAGGGATGATATGGAGAGTGTGAGGTTCTCAACTTCTAACCACAAAGAAGATCAAACAAATTATCGATTGGATTTCGTATCTGGTGTCCAAGAGCTTTTAAGAAATCGCAGCAACGCCAGTGGAGCTGATAAAGTTAAGCACCTTGAACAGGACCGACTTGAGCTTTTGAGGAAGCTGGATGAGTTGAAGGATCAACTTGGTCAGTCTTGCAATTTGGTTCATAATCCGAACCAAATGGCTCCGGTCAATTGTGGGGTGAAACCTGCTAAACCTTTTTATCCCTCTGGTGCTTGGCCCATGGATGGTTCTTCAGGATCAAATGCCTCACAGCAGCTACTTGGGCCTGACAAATGTATTGCAGGTCCTTCATTTTCCTCCTATTGTCCAGAACCATTTCCTCTTACAAATGCAGTTGAAATGCCCGCGCAAGGGTATTATCCATCGATGCATAATCCAATTAATACATCTCGTTTTGGGGACCATTTTGGTTCACAAATGTTAAGACAAAACTCCTACCAGTTTTCATGTGTGCATCAACAACACCCTCACCAATATCATTCTGGCCATTACGTCGATACCAGTGTGGATCCATTCAATCACTACCCTCCTAATCCTCCCTTTCATCAGCCTTCTTGCTCCTGTTTCCAGTGTCAAAATAGATATTCACAGGTTCCAGCTTCAGTACCCGGTTCTTACTACAATAGAAGGTTTCCTGATGTTCCAAACAATTCCTCACTATATTCTCATGAAAACGCTGCTGCTTATGGTGCATGTGTTAATAATATTAGAACCACTAATCCTCCCCTGAGTTTTCGTGACCGACAAGCTCACTCTAGATGGCCAACTGACTTCAGTTCTGAAATTGGTGGTGTCGTTGGCAGTCGTCCTCGGAGGACAGTGTTAGTCAGTGGTGGTCGTAATTGCTATCCAATAGCTGGTGGTGCTCCATTTGTAACATGTAATAATTGCTTTGAAATGCTGCAACTTCCTAAGAAGCTAATGATGGTAAAGAATCAGCAAAGTGTTCGTTGTGGGGCTTGTTCTACATTAATCAGTTTTACCGTTATCAACAAGAGACTTGTTTTCTCCAATCATTCACAGGCAGATCCATTTCTCTCAGAGGTTGATGATAGTGATGGTCAGGCGGTTAGGGGTTATAATTCAAAAGTTAATGGCTACTTGAACCGTACTAATTTCTCGTCCGATGATTATGATAACACTGTTTACGATTTTGAGTCACCAGACAGAGAGCCTGTGCTACAGGCCGTTGGGACAGGTTTAAGCTCAACTAAGCAACAAGAGATGCAAAGTTTTCATCCTTCCTCTTCAAGTACCTCAGAGGATGAAGATAGTCCAGATGTTTTAACTGCTCCAAGGGATGCTACAAACAATTTacacaatttaattaaaactaccCGCTCTCCTCCCCTTCCTGGTTCACCTCTTCAGTCATACTTCGATTACTCGTCTAATAATCAGGTGGCAAACAGGTTTGCCAAGGGAAACAGAAGTAGCCGTTCAGATCAGGAGAATGTGAAACCAAATAAGGTTACCTCAAGGCAGAATTCTTTAAAAGAAGCATCACTGGCAACTGAGATGGATGTGTCAATGAATGACTACTCCAATACTGTGGCATTTCAAGAGTCACAGGATGCAAACAAAGAAGATAACCAGCCAAAAGCCAATAAAGGAGGGGAGTCTTTTTTCGCAAACATTATCAAGAAGAGTTTTAGATCTAATCACGCAGATGAGCGGAGCAGAAGTAATGTTTCAGTTAATGGACAATTAATACCATACCGCGTAGTTAAGAAAGCAGAAAAGCTTGCTGGACCAATCCTTCCAGGAAAATACTG gTACGATGCGCGAGCCGGATTCTGGGGAGTCATGGGTGGACCTTGTCTTGGCATAATTCCT CCTTTCATAGAAGAATTTGACTACCCCATGCCAGAAAACTGTGCTGGGGGAAATAGTGGTGTTTTTGTAAATGGCAGAGAGCTTCACCAAAAAGACTTGGATTTGCTTGCTGGTAGAGGGCTTCCCACTTCAAGGGGCAGATCTTACATTATTGAGATCTCCGGCCGAGTCCTTGACGAGGACACTGGGGAAGAGCTCGAAGGCCTCGGAAAACTAGCTCCCAC AGTTGAGAAGGTAAAGCATGGATTTGGCATGAAAGTTCCAAGAACAGCTTGTTAA